Proteins encoded within one genomic window of Granulicella pectinivorans:
- a CDS encoding L-rhamnose/proton symporter RhaT, translated as MGANPFIGVIYHWIGGFASATNFIPFRGIKRWSWEIYWIIQGIAAWLIAPSVLAFIFVPNVVSILRTTWHTNPSSIEYAILFGILWGVGGLTFGLAIRYLGIALGYAIALGLCTAFGTLIPPIYDGSIHVIMHKTSGQIILLGVFVCVLAVAINGAAGVSKDKEATFEEKQEAGEADFSFGKGLLVAIFAGIMSSFFAYGLAAGKPIGDLAKIELVAAGKPDLFQNLPILIVVLWGGFLTNFVWSTILILKNRSGRQFLGEPGLNPMRASATSGDTLVDFDPLDTSTYDRLAPRTLTLNYLFAAMAGVIWYFQFFFYSMGQTKMGKYDFSSWTLHMASIILFATLWGIVLKEWKGTSFRTKALVTAGLTLLIGSTIIVGYGNYIATTGR; from the coding sequence GTGGGAGCCAACCCCTTTATCGGCGTCATCTATCACTGGATCGGCGGCTTCGCGTCCGCCACCAACTTCATCCCCTTCCGCGGGATCAAACGCTGGTCATGGGAGATCTACTGGATCATCCAGGGCATCGCCGCATGGCTCATCGCCCCGTCCGTGTTGGCCTTCATCTTCGTCCCCAACGTCGTCTCCATCCTGCGCACCACATGGCACACCAACCCCTCGTCCATCGAATACGCCATCCTCTTCGGCATCCTCTGGGGAGTAGGTGGCCTCACCTTCGGCCTCGCCATCCGCTACCTCGGCATCGCCCTCGGATACGCCATCGCCCTCGGCCTCTGCACCGCCTTCGGCACCCTCATCCCCCCCATCTATGACGGCTCCATCCACGTCATCATGCACAAGACCTCCGGACAGATCATCCTGCTGGGCGTCTTCGTCTGCGTCCTCGCCGTAGCCATCAACGGTGCCGCCGGCGTCTCCAAGGACAAGGAAGCTACCTTCGAAGAGAAGCAGGAGGCAGGCGAAGCGGACTTCTCCTTCGGCAAGGGCCTCCTGGTCGCCATCTTCGCCGGCATCATGAGCAGCTTCTTCGCCTACGGCCTCGCCGCCGGCAAGCCCATCGGCGACCTCGCCAAAATCGAGCTCGTCGCAGCCGGAAAGCCCGATCTCTTCCAGAACCTGCCCATCCTCATCGTCGTGCTCTGGGGCGGATTCCTCACCAACTTCGTCTGGTCGACGATACTGATCCTCAAAAATCGCTCCGGCCGCCAGTTCCTCGGCGAGCCCGGCCTCAACCCCATGCGCGCCTCCGCCACCTCCGGAGACACCCTCGTCGACTTCGACCCGCTCGACACCAGCACCTACGACCGCCTCGCACCGCGCACCCTGACGCTGAACTATCTCTTCGCCGCCATGGCCGGCGTCATCTGGTACTTCCAGTTCTTCTTCTACTCCATGGGCCAGACCAAGATGGGCAAGTACGACTTCTCCTCATGGACCCTGCACATGGCCTCGATCATCCTCTTCGCCACCCTCTGGGGCATCGTCCTCAAGGAATGGAAGGGCACCAGCTTCCGCACCAAAGCCCTCGTCACCGCAGGCCTCACCCTCCTCATCGGAAGCACGATCATCGTAGGCTACGGCAACTACATCGCCACCACCGGCCGCTAA
- a CDS encoding (Fe-S)-binding protein — MRVALFITCYNDTLFPETGKAVVRVLERLGHTVEFPAGQTCCGQMHYNTGYQAEAMPLLERFVEQFRGAEAVVVPSSSCVAMMRDHYPMMAEHLKDETLKAEVAELLPKVFEFSEFLTKRLGLEDVGAFYPHRVTYHASCHGLRGLGLGDGPLKLLRAVRGIDLVELERVEECCGFGGTFAVKNAEVSSAMLADKTRAVLNTRAEACTACDNSCLMHIQGSLHRQRTGVHTVHLAEILASDGGRHE; from the coding sequence TTGCGAGTTGCGTTATTTATCACCTGCTATAACGACACGCTTTTTCCGGAGACGGGCAAGGCCGTGGTGCGCGTGCTGGAGCGGCTGGGGCACACCGTGGAGTTTCCGGCGGGACAGACCTGCTGTGGACAGATGCACTACAACACCGGGTACCAGGCGGAGGCGATGCCGCTGCTGGAGCGGTTCGTGGAGCAGTTCCGCGGGGCGGAGGCGGTGGTTGTGCCGTCGAGCTCGTGCGTGGCGATGATGCGCGACCACTATCCGATGATGGCGGAGCACCTGAAGGACGAGACGCTGAAGGCGGAGGTCGCGGAGTTGCTGCCGAAGGTGTTTGAGTTCTCGGAGTTTTTGACGAAGCGGCTGGGGCTTGAGGATGTCGGTGCGTTTTATCCGCATCGGGTGACGTACCACGCGAGCTGCCATGGGCTGCGCGGGCTCGGGCTGGGCGATGGGCCGCTGAAGCTGCTGCGGGCTGTTCGTGGGATCGATCTCGTCGAGTTGGAGCGGGTGGAAGAGTGTTGCGGATTCGGCGGCACGTTTGCGGTGAAGAACGCGGAGGTTTCGAGCGCGATGCTGGCGGACAAGACGAGGGCGGTGCTGAATACGCGGGCGGAGGCTTGTACGGCGTGCGACAACTCCTGCCTGATGCATATCCAGGGATCGCTGCACCGGCAGAGGACGGGTGTGCATACGGTGCATCTGGCGGAGATTCTGGCCAGTGACGGGGGGCGGCATGAGTGA
- a CDS encoding LutB/LldF family L-lactate oxidation iron-sulfur protein produces MSDLVTIGHKPLDPRTALSFPKAARALVGDTQMRKNVRHATNVIQGKRAKVVEEMPDWQALREAGRRLREHTMANLDVYLERFETNCTAAGGTVHWAKDAEEARRIIVGLVKASGSDEVIKIKSMTTEEIQLNKALSDAGIKPYETDLAELIIQLGHDQPSHIVVPALHKNRQQIREIFKREMNLPNLGDTPQDLADAARLFLREKFLKVKTGVSGANFLIAETGGVCVVESEGNGRMCLTLPETLITVAGIDKVVPRLQDLEVLLQVLPRSATGERMNPYNSIWTGVDPHEADGPKAFHVVLMDNARTKVLADGEGRQTLNCIRCGACQNACPVYKQTGGHAYGSVYAGPIGAILTPQLMNMEHAQTLPYASSLCGACYEVCPVKINIPEILVHLRSRVVEEAGLTAESVAMKTMAMIFRSEKRFRAAQRLGRLAEGPLVSKDGNGEGWIGWLPGLLGGWTQVRDLQSMPKETFRDWWEARGK; encoded by the coding sequence ATGAGTGACCTGGTGACGATTGGGCATAAGCCTCTCGATCCACGGACGGCGCTGTCGTTCCCGAAGGCGGCGCGGGCTCTGGTGGGCGATACGCAGATGCGCAAGAATGTGCGGCATGCGACGAACGTGATCCAGGGCAAGCGGGCCAAGGTTGTGGAGGAGATGCCGGACTGGCAGGCACTGCGGGAGGCCGGACGCAGGCTGCGCGAGCATACGATGGCCAATCTGGATGTCTATCTGGAGCGGTTCGAGACGAACTGTACGGCGGCGGGCGGCACGGTTCACTGGGCGAAGGATGCGGAGGAGGCTCGACGGATTATTGTCGGGCTGGTGAAGGCTTCGGGCTCGGATGAAGTGATCAAGATCAAGTCGATGACGACCGAGGAGATTCAGCTCAACAAGGCGCTTTCCGATGCGGGGATCAAGCCTTATGAGACGGATCTGGCTGAGCTGATCATTCAGTTGGGGCATGACCAGCCTTCGCACATTGTGGTTCCGGCGCTGCACAAGAACAGGCAGCAGATTCGCGAGATCTTCAAACGCGAGATGAACCTGCCGAACCTGGGGGATACGCCTCAGGATCTGGCGGATGCGGCGCGTCTATTTCTGCGTGAGAAGTTTTTGAAGGTGAAGACGGGCGTGAGTGGCGCGAATTTCCTGATTGCGGAGACGGGCGGCGTGTGCGTCGTCGAGAGCGAAGGCAATGGGCGTATGTGTCTGACGTTGCCGGAGACGCTGATCACGGTGGCTGGGATCGATAAGGTGGTGCCCCGATTGCAGGATCTCGAGGTGCTGTTGCAGGTGCTGCCACGGTCGGCGACCGGCGAGCGGATGAATCCGTACAACTCGATCTGGACGGGCGTGGATCCGCATGAGGCCGACGGACCGAAGGCGTTCCATGTGGTTCTGATGGATAATGCGCGGACCAAGGTGCTGGCCGATGGCGAGGGGCGGCAGACGCTCAATTGCATTCGATGTGGGGCTTGCCAGAACGCTTGCCCGGTCTATAAGCAGACGGGGGGGCATGCGTACGGGAGCGTGTATGCCGGGCCGATTGGCGCGATTCTGACGCCGCAGTTGATGAACATGGAACATGCGCAGACGCTGCCGTACGCGTCGTCACTGTGTGGGGCGTGCTACGAGGTTTGTCCGGTGAAGATTAACATTCCGGAGATTCTGGTGCATCTGCGCAGCCGCGTGGTCGAAGAGGCCGGGTTGACGGCGGAGTCGGTTGCGATGAAGACGATGGCGATGATCTTCCGCAGTGAAAAGCGCTTTCGTGCGGCACAGAGGCTGGGGCGCCTGGCGGAGGGGCCTCTGGTGAGCAAGGATGGCAACGGCGAGGGATGGATCGGGTGGTTGCCCGGTCTGCTGGGCGGATGGACGCAGGTCCGGGATCTGCAGTCGATGCCGAAGGAGACGTTTCGGGATTGGTGGGAGGCGCGCGGCAAATGA
- a CDS encoding LutC/YkgG family protein: MSLSREGMLQAIRAANARGGAVAAADVDAAWEALPRAYTRGTTRGTEEVLELLEDRLRDYDATVVRALAAEVSSVVGGLLAARGKTRLLAAPGMDRVQLPEGFEFVEDDGFSAPAIDRFEGVVTESTLAIAETGTIVLQTVAGQGRRVLSLVPDYHLCVVKASDVVATVPEAMDRIAARKSFATTFISGPSATADIEMTRIKGVHGPRFLDVIVVVDR; encoded by the coding sequence ATGAGTTTATCGAGAGAGGGAATGTTGCAGGCGATTCGGGCGGCGAATGCCCGGGGCGGAGCGGTTGCGGCGGCGGACGTGGATGCGGCGTGGGAGGCTTTGCCCCGGGCGTATACGCGAGGCACGACCCGTGGCACGGAAGAGGTTCTGGAACTGCTCGAAGATCGTCTGCGGGACTATGATGCCACGGTCGTTCGGGCTTTGGCGGCTGAGGTCTCAAGCGTGGTGGGCGGCTTGCTGGCTGCGCGAGGGAAGACGCGGCTGCTGGCGGCTCCAGGGATGGATCGGGTTCAACTTCCGGAGGGCTTCGAGTTCGTCGAAGACGATGGGTTTTCGGCTCCGGCGATCGATCGCTTCGAGGGCGTGGTGACGGAGTCGACGCTGGCGATTGCGGAGACGGGCACGATCGTGTTGCAGACGGTGGCTGGGCAGGGGCGGCGGGTGTTGTCGCTGGTGCCGGATTATCACCTGTGCGTGGTGAAGGCCAGCGATGTGGTGGCCACGGTTCCGGAGGCGATGGACCGCATCGCGGCACGGAAGAGCTTTGCGACGACGTTTATCTCGGGGCCTTCGGCGACGGCGGATATTGAGATGACGCGTATCAAGGGCGTGCATGGGCCGCGCTTTCTGGATGTGATTGTTGTCGTGGACCGCTGA
- a CDS encoding TIM barrel protein, whose amino-acid sequence MTAEETKRVWAALDGFKIEVPSWGFANTGTRFGKFLQPAAASTIAQKFADAAEVNRLTGAAPTVALHVLWDLPGGLADVPAIQALEAKHGVKAGSINPNLFQDQIYKFGSIANPSAEIRAKAVQHCVDSVEIGKALGSKDVSMWVSDGSNYPGTQSMRRRIEWLQDSLNKTHAALGPGQRMLVEYKPFEPTFYHTDIADWGMARELARTAGPQAKVLVDTGHHALGTNIEQIVTWLLHLDALGGFHFNDRKFADDDLTLGSIDPYQVFRIFHEFISSPASSKGDVAFMIDQSHNMKGKLEAMVQTVVTAQELYAKAALVDQEKLAELQDRCELVAAEEAFRGAFWTDVRPVVKEWREARGLSVDPLGDLHAGEYLKTITAERAASNAGGGSSYA is encoded by the coding sequence ATGACGGCAGAAGAGACGAAACGGGTTTGGGCGGCGCTGGACGGGTTCAAGATCGAGGTTCCCTCGTGGGGATTTGCCAATACGGGCACACGGTTTGGGAAGTTTTTGCAGCCTGCGGCGGCCTCGACCATCGCGCAGAAGTTTGCCGATGCGGCTGAGGTGAACCGGCTGACGGGCGCTGCGCCCACGGTGGCGCTGCATGTGCTTTGGGATCTGCCGGGAGGGCTGGCGGATGTGCCGGCGATCCAGGCGCTGGAGGCCAAGCATGGGGTGAAAGCCGGGTCGATCAATCCGAACCTGTTCCAGGACCAGATCTACAAGTTTGGGTCGATTGCGAACCCTTCGGCGGAGATTCGCGCGAAGGCTGTGCAGCACTGCGTGGACTCTGTGGAGATCGGCAAGGCGCTGGGATCGAAGGATGTTTCGATGTGGGTTTCGGATGGGTCGAACTATCCGGGGACGCAGAGCATGCGGCGCAGGATCGAGTGGCTGCAGGACTCGCTGAACAAGACGCATGCGGCGCTTGGTCCGGGGCAGAGGATGCTGGTGGAGTACAAGCCGTTTGAGCCGACCTTCTACCATACGGATATCGCGGACTGGGGCATGGCGCGGGAGCTGGCGAGGACGGCTGGTCCGCAGGCGAAGGTGCTGGTGGATACGGGGCATCATGCGCTGGGGACGAACATCGAGCAGATTGTGACGTGGCTGCTGCATTTGGATGCGCTGGGCGGGTTCCACTTCAACGATCGCAAGTTTGCGGATGACGACCTGACGCTGGGTTCGATCGATCCGTACCAGGTGTTCCGGATCTTCCATGAGTTCATCTCGAGCCCGGCCAGCAGTAAAGGGGACGTTGCGTTCATGATCGACCAGAGCCACAACATGAAGGGCAAGCTGGAGGCGATGGTGCAGACGGTGGTGACGGCGCAGGAGCTCTATGCGAAGGCCGCTCTCGTCGACCAGGAGAAGCTTGCCGAGCTGCAGGATCGCTGCGAGCTGGTGGCTGCCGAAGAGGCGTTCCGCGGGGCGTTCTGGACCGATGTGAGGCCTGTGGTGAAGGAGTGGAGGGAGGCTCGTGGGCTCTCGGTGGATCCTTTGGGGGATCTTCACGCGGGCGAGTATTTGAAGACGATTACGGCGGAGCGGGCGGCTTCGAATGCTGGTGGCGGGTCGAGCTACGCTTGA
- a CDS encoding substrate-binding domain-containing protein, whose protein sequence is MQKTTKRLYLIPVLSKALDILELMQSENQPMTLEAVHRQTRISKTTVYRVLKTFVHRGYLSQSPDGLYRQVTRPTKMRFGFGSQSADMPFSVEVTESLKDAAASVGVDLVILDNQYDAATAIRNAEEFVKSRVDLVIEFQVEQEVAPVIADKIAAAKIPLIAIDIPHPHATYFGVDNYRCGFEAGTTLAGHAEKNWGGKVDWMIGLDLPEAGSLVQSRTTGAFEGVKSIFPDVPVECFVRIDGRGMRDKSKKLVADFLTRHPKDKHILIAAANDTSALGAVDAVRAAGREKHVAIVGQDCIAEAVTEMHKDKSPLIGSVSHETSSYGPSLIHLGLSLLRGQHVPPYNYVDHKMVTKETGSRE, encoded by the coding sequence TTGCAGAAGACTACGAAGCGGCTTTATCTGATCCCTGTGTTGTCGAAGGCTTTGGACATTCTGGAGTTGATGCAGTCTGAGAACCAGCCGATGACGCTAGAGGCGGTTCATCGGCAGACGCGGATCTCGAAGACGACGGTGTACCGGGTGTTGAAGACGTTTGTGCATCGCGGGTATCTGTCGCAGTCGCCGGATGGGCTGTACCGGCAGGTGACGCGGCCGACGAAGATGCGGTTCGGGTTCGGGAGCCAGAGCGCGGATATGCCGTTTTCCGTCGAGGTGACGGAGAGTTTGAAGGATGCCGCGGCGAGTGTGGGCGTGGACCTGGTGATTCTGGATAACCAGTACGACGCGGCGACCGCGATCCGGAATGCGGAAGAGTTTGTGAAGAGCCGGGTTGACCTGGTGATCGAGTTCCAGGTGGAGCAGGAGGTGGCTCCGGTGATCGCGGACAAGATTGCGGCGGCGAAGATTCCGCTGATTGCGATCGATATTCCACACCCGCATGCGACGTATTTTGGCGTGGACAACTACCGCTGCGGCTTCGAGGCGGGAACGACGCTGGCTGGGCATGCGGAGAAGAACTGGGGCGGCAAGGTGGACTGGATGATCGGGCTGGACCTGCCGGAGGCCGGCAGCCTGGTGCAGAGCCGCACGACGGGCGCGTTTGAGGGCGTGAAGAGCATCTTTCCGGATGTGCCGGTGGAGTGCTTTGTGCGCATCGATGGGCGCGGCATGCGGGACAAGAGCAAGAAGCTGGTTGCGGACTTTTTGACGCGGCATCCGAAGGACAAGCACATCCTGATTGCGGCGGCGAACGATACGTCGGCGCTGGGTGCCGTCGATGCGGTGCGGGCGGCGGGGCGCGAGAAGCATGTTGCGATCGTGGGGCAGGACTGCATTGCCGAGGCCGTGACGGAGATGCACAAGGATAAGTCGCCACTGATCGGGTCGGTGTCGCACGAGACGAGCTCGTATGGGCCCAGCCTGATCCACCTGGGGCTTTCGTTGCTGCGTGGACAGCATGTGCCGCCCTACAATTATGTCGATCACAAGATGGTGACGAAAGAGACAGGGAGTAGGGAATAG
- a CDS encoding bifunctional rhamnulose-1-phosphate aldolase/short-chain dehydrogenase, with protein MSLKFLEDRWDDAVAATLDEPELLRYRSNLLGSDLRITNFGGGNTSSKLRSVDPITGELVDVLWVKGSGGDLGSIKRTGFATLYLDRLLSLEKAYKGVDAEDAMVDLYPMCTFNNNPVAASIDTPLHGFLPFPHVDHLHPDWGIALAASANGKIKMEEFNAEFGHKLAWLPWQRPGFELGMMLRKIVEETPGCDGVVLGGHGLFTWGNTQRESYLSTITIIDQIGQFIERHAKTEGHEVFGGAKVKTHADGAKIALEIFPFLRGLVSRKQRWIGSFSQLPQVLEFVNSEQAKQLAHLGTSCPDHFIRTKIRPMYIPWDPSGDPKELKGLIETALVTYRAEYAEYYNAHALPDSPAIRDASPTVVLIPGVGMFTFGKNKTEARLTGEFYINAIGVMQGAGALGAGGVCLDIPQAGPAATADQFKMFQNYVALPASEAFRIEYWKLEEAKIRRQPPEKELSRRVALIVGGGSGIGREVALMAAERGAHIVVADRDVAGAEAVAAEVAAISGKETVIWTSIDIRDRKAIKAALDATIKQFGGFDILINTAAIFPSSPDGIISDAMWGVTLEVNVTANFILTDEAAPIFKDQGIDGSIVLTSSANAVVSKRGSEAYDVSKAALSHLVRELAVGLSPTVRVNGISPATVVKGSTMFPRDRVIASLSKYGLPFETSFTDNELRDVLAGFYAKRTLTHQPIDPKDCAAAIMFLAAPSARCTTGHLIPVDGGLVEAFLR; from the coding sequence ATGTCGCTGAAGTTTCTTGAAGATCGTTGGGATGATGCCGTTGCCGCCACGCTGGATGAGCCAGAGCTTCTGCGGTACCGGTCGAACCTGCTGGGTTCCGATTTGCGGATTACGAACTTCGGTGGCGGCAACACGAGCTCGAAGCTGCGGTCAGTGGACCCGATTACGGGCGAGCTGGTGGATGTGCTTTGGGTGAAGGGATCGGGCGGCGATCTGGGGAGCATCAAGCGGACGGGGTTTGCGACGCTGTATCTGGATCGTCTGCTGTCGCTGGAGAAGGCGTACAAGGGCGTGGATGCGGAAGACGCGATGGTGGATCTGTATCCGATGTGCACGTTCAACAACAATCCTGTGGCGGCTTCGATCGACACGCCGCTGCATGGATTTCTGCCGTTCCCGCATGTGGACCATCTGCACCCGGACTGGGGGATCGCGCTGGCGGCCTCGGCCAACGGCAAGATCAAGATGGAGGAGTTCAACGCGGAGTTCGGGCACAAGCTGGCGTGGCTGCCGTGGCAGCGTCCCGGCTTCGAGCTGGGCATGATGCTGCGCAAGATCGTCGAGGAGACGCCGGGTTGCGACGGCGTGGTTCTGGGCGGGCATGGGCTGTTTACGTGGGGCAACACGCAGCGTGAGAGCTACCTGAGCACGATCACGATCATCGACCAGATTGGGCAGTTCATCGAGCGTCATGCGAAGACCGAGGGGCACGAGGTGTTCGGCGGAGCGAAGGTGAAGACGCACGCCGATGGCGCGAAGATTGCGCTCGAGATCTTCCCGTTCCTGCGTGGCCTGGTCTCGCGCAAGCAGCGCTGGATTGGGAGCTTCTCGCAGTTGCCGCAGGTGCTGGAGTTTGTGAACTCGGAGCAGGCGAAGCAGTTGGCGCACCTGGGGACGAGCTGCCCGGATCACTTCATCCGCACGAAGATTCGTCCGATGTACATTCCGTGGGATCCGTCGGGTGATCCGAAGGAACTCAAGGGGCTGATTGAAACCGCTTTGGTTACGTATCGCGCGGAGTATGCGGAATACTACAACGCGCATGCGCTGCCGGATTCGCCGGCGATTCGCGATGCCTCGCCGACCGTGGTGCTGATTCCCGGCGTGGGCATGTTTACGTTTGGCAAGAACAAGACGGAGGCTCGTCTGACGGGTGAGTTCTACATCAACGCGATTGGCGTGATGCAGGGCGCGGGTGCGCTGGGTGCGGGTGGGGTTTGCCTCGATATTCCGCAGGCTGGACCGGCTGCGACGGCCGACCAGTTCAAGATGTTCCAGAACTATGTGGCGCTGCCCGCGAGCGAGGCGTTCCGGATCGAGTACTGGAAGCTGGAAGAGGCGAAGATTCGCCGTCAGCCGCCAGAGAAGGAACTGAGCCGCCGCGTGGCGTTGATCGTGGGCGGAGGAAGCGGCATTGGGCGTGAGGTTGCGCTGATGGCGGCGGAGCGTGGCGCGCATATCGTTGTGGCGGACCGCGACGTTGCCGGTGCGGAGGCTGTGGCGGCTGAGGTTGCGGCAATCTCGGGTAAGGAGACGGTGATCTGGACGTCGATCGACATCCGCGACCGCAAGGCGATCAAGGCCGCTCTGGACGCGACGATCAAGCAATTTGGCGGGTTCGACATTCTGATCAACACGGCGGCGATCTTCCCGTCTTCGCCCGATGGCATCATCTCGGATGCGATGTGGGGCGTGACGCTGGAGGTGAATGTGACGGCCAACTTCATCCTGACCGATGAAGCTGCTCCCATTTTCAAAGACCAGGGCATCGATGGTTCGATTGTGCTGACCAGCTCTGCGAATGCTGTGGTTTCGAAGCGTGGCTCCGAGGCGTATGACGTTTCGAAGGCAGCGCTGAGCCACCTCGTCCGCGAGCTTGCGGTTGGGCTTTCGCCCACGGTGCGTGTGAACGGCATCAGCCCGGCTACGGTCGTCAAGGGATCGACGATGTTCCCGCGGGATCGCGTGATTGCTTCGCTGTCGAAGTATGGTCTGCCGTTTGAGACGAGCTTCACGGACAACGAGCTGCGGGATGTGCTGGCGGGCTTCTATGCGAAGCGCACGCTGACGCATCAGCCGATCGATCCGAAGGATTGCGCGGCGGCGATCATGTTCCTGGCGGCACCTTCGGCGCGCTGCACGACGGGGCATCTGATCCCGGTGGACGGCGGGCTGGTCGAGGCGTTTTTAAGATGA
- a CDS encoding rhamnulokinase, whose translation MSFVSAPADKRAVVAVDLGAESCRVCLLRWTEAGPKVSLVHRFANSPRENDGLRWDLGMIAAGVEDGLRKAAAIATEGIRSVAVDGWAVDYVRIDADGVPLEDPFCYRDERTIAAEVAAHKKIPADRMRELTGIQLIRINTVYQQFADQLAGRKPGVQWLNLPEYFLSRWGGTRVAELTNATHTQMVELHEPEWCLEIFDALGLDVSRALPVVPPGTLLGTMNLPGLEGASLIAPACHDTASAIAGIPAVGNDWAYISSGTWSLVGTLLEQPRNGAAAAAENFTNLGAVGGRTCFHKNVNGMWLLRQCMNEWGSAWEIAELVAAAERAPRADGLLDVDEADLMLAGHMPGRINAQRVRRGLAAMDESAAGAPAMARLIFESLAARYAEVLARIAELSGKELKRLFVVGGASQNEFLNRLTAEATGLQVFRGSAESSTVGNLAVQLAVLDGDRDDSTGAFAEAVSRWAEMLIPAMG comes from the coding sequence ATGAGCTTCGTGTCGGCTCCGGCAGATAAGAGAGCAGTGGTGGCGGTGGACCTGGGAGCGGAGAGCTGCCGGGTCTGCCTGCTGCGCTGGACGGAGGCGGGGCCGAAGGTTTCGCTGGTACACCGGTTTGCCAATAGCCCGCGTGAGAACGATGGGCTGCGTTGGGATCTGGGGATGATCGCGGCCGGGGTGGAAGACGGTCTGCGGAAGGCTGCGGCGATTGCTACCGAGGGGATTCGTTCGGTGGCGGTGGATGGTTGGGCGGTGGACTACGTGCGCATCGATGCGGATGGCGTGCCGCTGGAAGACCCGTTCTGCTATCGCGATGAGAGGACGATTGCGGCCGAGGTGGCGGCGCATAAGAAGATTCCCGCGGACAGGATGCGGGAGCTGACCGGGATACAACTGATCCGGATCAATACGGTGTATCAGCAGTTTGCGGATCAGCTCGCGGGGCGGAAGCCTGGGGTGCAGTGGCTGAATCTGCCGGAGTATTTTCTGTCTCGGTGGGGTGGGACACGCGTGGCGGAGCTGACCAATGCGACGCATACGCAGATGGTGGAGCTGCATGAGCCGGAGTGGTGTCTGGAGATCTTCGACGCGCTGGGGCTGGATGTAAGCCGGGCGCTGCCGGTTGTGCCTCCGGGGACACTGCTGGGGACGATGAATTTGCCGGGGCTGGAGGGCGCATCGCTGATTGCTCCGGCGTGCCATGACACGGCTTCGGCGATTGCCGGGATTCCGGCGGTGGGGAATGACTGGGCCTATATCAGCTCGGGGACCTGGTCGCTGGTGGGGACGCTGTTGGAGCAGCCACGGAATGGAGCGGCTGCGGCGGCGGAGAACTTTACGAATCTGGGTGCGGTTGGCGGGCGGACCTGCTTTCACAAGAATGTGAATGGCATGTGGCTGCTGCGGCAGTGCATGAATGAGTGGGGCTCGGCGTGGGAGATTGCGGAGCTGGTGGCGGCGGCGGAGCGAGCTCCGAGGGCGGACGGGCTGCTGGATGTGGATGAGGCGGATTTGATGCTGGCGGGGCATATGCCGGGGCGGATCAATGCGCAGCGGGTGCGGCGTGGATTGGCTGCGATGGATGAGTCGGCTGCTGGTGCTCCGGCGATGGCGCGGCTGATCTTTGAGTCGCTGGCGGCGCGGTATGCCGAGGTGCTGGCGCGGATCGCGGAGTTGTCGGGCAAGGAGCTGAAGAGGCTGTTTGTGGTGGGCGGAGCTAGCCAGAATGAGTTTCTGAACCGGCTGACGGCTGAGGCTACGGGGTTGCAGGTGTTTCGTGGGTCGGCGGAGAGCTCTACGGTGGGGAATCTGGCGGTGCAGTTGGCGGTGCTGGATGGGGATCGGGATGATTCGACTGGGGCGTTTGCCGAGGCGGTGAGTCGCTGGGCCGAAATGTTGATTCCGGCGATGGGGTAG